One window of Centropristis striata isolate RG_2023a ecotype Rhode Island chromosome 23, C.striata_1.0, whole genome shotgun sequence genomic DNA carries:
- the LOC131962416 gene encoding V-set domain-containing T-cell activation inhibitor 1-like has product MAAYEYLLLCSLLWTFSPAEGKELTITCLSSEECVLPCQFQSDGKGARIMWYKRKAVVSCTRYGDTSFVVGHNSPADKYKDRTGLFVDQVLEGNATLLLRNVTPHDQGKYFCITMTAPRTDESGIISLVLKAPVREVDVELVGDSVSCRAEGIFPAPTVSWSTDPPTDPRLLHNKTHTQKNQLGFYNVQSSLTLAGNNATNLTYICCVSCDSNSKTAFIKHEASVSVSLGDTVMVSCSLPHAAPRSFNLTWRLRGRDRSVPILSISRSQLKVWDQWQPHVYNNLSAWRHLHLYGLKPEHQGSYTCEVSTPEGTYVTWTDVTVTEDYSGYIYAIVIAGLIYLLILSYAALALAGFYIKQLRRAAREKEEGTSEALNVEVNAESVEEEDAED; this is encoded by the exons ATGGCAGCATATGAATATCTTCTCCTCTGTTCTCTCCTGTGGACTTTCTCCCCAGCAGAAGGAAAAG AACTGACCATCACCTGCCTGAGCTCGGAGGAATGCGTGCTGCCGTGTCAGTTTCAGTCTGACGGTAAAGGCGCGAGGATCATGTGGTACAAGAGGAAGGCCGTGGTGAGCTGCACGCGCTACGGAGACACCAGCTTCGTGGTCGGACACAACTCTCCTGCAGACAAGTACAAAGACAGGACGGGCCTGTTCGTGGACCAGGTCCTGGAGGGAAACGCCACGCTGCTGCTGAGGAACGTCACGCCGCACGACCAGGGGAAATACTTCTGCATCACCATGACGGCGCCGCGGACCGACGAGTCCGGGATCATCTCTCTGGTGCTGAAAG CTCCGGTGCGGGAGGTTGACGTGGAGCTGGTCGGTGACTCGGTCTCCTGCAGAGCTGAAGGAATCTTCCCGGCTCCGACTGTCTCCTGGTCCACGGATCCTCCCACCGACCCTCGACTCctgcacaacaaaacacacacacagaaaaaccaaCTCGGCTTCTACAACGTCCAGAGTTCACTCACGCTGGCGGGAAACAACGCCACAAATCTGACGTACATTTGCTGCGTTTCCTGCGACTCAAACAGTAAAACAGCTTTCATAAAACACGAAG CGTCTGTCTCGGTCTCTCTGGGCGACACTGTGATGGTTTCCTGCAGTCTGCCTCACGCCGCGCCTCGCAGCTTTAACCTCACCTGGAGGCTGAGAGGACGGGACAGGAGCGTCCCCATCCTCTCCATCTCCAGGTCCCAGCTGAAGGTCTGGGACCAGTGGCAGCCTCACGTCTACAACAACCTCTCCGCGTGGAGACACCTGCACCTGTACGGCCTGAAGCCGGAGCACCAGGGAAGCTACACCTGTGAGGTCAGCACACCTGAAGGAACATACGTCACCTGGACGGACGTCACAGTTACTGAAG aCTATTCAGGGTACATCTATGCCATCGTCATCGCTGGACTCATTTATTTGCTGATTCTTTCATATGCAGCGCTGGCGTTAGCCGGCTTTTACA TCAAACAGCTGAGGAGAGCCGCACgagagaaggaagaaggaaCCTCGGAGGCTTTGAACGTCGAGGTGAACGCCGAGTCAGTCGAGGAGGAAGACGCAGAAGATTAA
- the chrnd gene encoding acetylcholine receptor subunit delta, protein MKLQAAALSSVFLLALLSSECWGRNEEERLINYLIKERGYNKELRPVERQQDAVDVYLALTLSNLISLKEVTETLLTNVWIDHTWTDYRLSWNTTEFDGIEMLRLPTNMVWLPEIVLENNNDAQFEVAYYSNVLVDSTGLCYWLPPAIFRSSCSINVNYFPFDWQNCTLKFVSLTYNAKEVRMLLKEEADETSKWTVEWIIIDPASFTENGEWEINHRPAKRNTYKHIPMESNKHQDITFYLIIKRKPLFYIVNIIIPCVLISFLASLVYYLPADSGEKMTLSISVLLAQSVFLLLISQRLPETSMSVPLIVKYLMFIMVLVTVVVLNCVVVLNLHFRTPSTHVMSDWTKKFFLERLPRILRMSRPAEEEPAWDGALPRRSSSVGYIASAEEYYSVKSRSELMFERQSQRHGLTARATHAAIVKPQDDGGVTDQLYAEIKPAVDGANYIIKHMRNKNDYNEEKDNWSGIARTVDRLCLFLVTPVMTFGTIIIFLMGICNHPPHLPFKGDTHDYKEENPRLL, encoded by the exons ATGAAGCTTCAGGCTGCAGCTCTGAGCTCCGTCTTCCTGCTCGCTCTGCTCTCATCTG agtgctggGGCAGGAACGAGGAGGAGCGCCTCATCAACTACCTGATAAAAGAACGAGGATACAACAAAGAGCTGCGTCCCGTCGAGAGGCAGCAGGACGCCGTCGATGTTTACCTCGCACTCACACTCTCCAACCTCATCTCTCTG AAAGAAGTCACAGAGACTCTGCTGACGAACGTATGGATAGATCAC ACATGGACTGACTACCGGCTGTCGTGGAATACGACAGAGTTTGACGGCATCGAGATGCTTCGTCTGCCGACCAACATGGTGTGGCTGCCGGAGATCGTGCTGGAGAACAA TAACGACGCCCAGTTCGAGGTGGCCTACTACAGTAACGTACTGGTGGATTCTACTGGTCTGTGCTACTGGTTACCTCCCGCCATCTTCCgctcctcctgctccatcaACGTCAACTACTTCCCCTTCGACTGGCAGAACTGCACGCTCAAATTTGT CTCTCTGACCTACAATGCCAAAGAGGTCCGGATGCTGCTGAAAGAAGAAGCAGATGAAACGAGCAAATGGACGGTGGAGTGGATCATCATCGATCCGGCCAGCTTTACAG AGAACGGCGAGTGGGAGATCAACCACCGGCCGGCCAAGAGAAACACGTACAAGCACATTCCCATGGAGAGCAACAAGCACCAGGACATCACCTTCTACCTGATCATCAAACGCAAACCGCTCTTCTACATCGTCAACATCATCATCCCCTGCGTCCTCATCTCCTTCCTGGCCTCGCTGGTCTACTACCTTCCCGCCGACA gtggtgAGAAGATGACCTTGTCCATCTCGGTGCTGCTGGCTCAGTCTGTCTTCCTGCTGCTGATCTCTCAAAGGCTGCCGGAGACTTCCATGTCTGTTCCACTTATTGTCAA ATACTTGATGTTCATCATGGTGTTGGTGACGGTGGTCGTGTTGAACTGCGTCGTCGTCCTCAACCTGCACTTCAGGACGCCGAGCACACACGTCATGTCTGACTGGACCAAgaag TTCTTCCTGGAGCGGCTGCCCCGCATCCTGCGCATGTCCCGCCCCGCGGAGGAGGAGCCGGCCTGGGACGGAGCGCTGCCTCGCAGGTCCAGCTCGGTGGGCTACATCGCCTCGGCCGAGGAGTACTACAGCGTCAAGTCCCGCAGCGAGCTGATGTTCGAGAGGCAGTCGCAGAGACACGGACTGACAGCACGAGCCACACACGCAGCAA ttgtgaAGCCTCAGGACGATGGCGGAGTGACAGATCAGCTGTACGCAGAGATCAAGCCGGCTGTGGACGGAGCGAACTACATCATCAAACACATGCGCAACAAGAACGACTACAACGAG GAGAAAGATAACTGGAGCGGCATCGCTCGGACGGTGGACCGCCTCTGTCTCTTCCTGGTTACCCCGGTGATGACCTTCGGCACCATCATCATCTTCCTGATGGGCATCTGTAACCACCCGCCACACCTCCCCTTCAAAGGAGACACACACGACTACAAAGAGGAAAACCCACGCctgctgtaa